TGGGAAGAACTTTCATCCCTGTTTCTACAGCAACACTGAAGGCCAACTGTTTAGAACGGACACAATGTAAAAACTTTCCAATACCCAATCATTTCAagatactttatttttaaaacaggtCACGACACTAAGCTTTTGGCCCATTCTGCCACTGGACAAGCTACAAATGCTTGCTCAGCAGCTGGGTGCATTCTTTAGTAGCATgtctgaaaaatgaataaaaatgcatataaaacaaatattcaaATAGTTTCCATAGGAACACAGATAAGTGTGACCCCATCTCCTAGTCTTCCATATTGTTGCATCTGTGCCAATCCTACTCTTACAAAGCCATTTCAAAACTAGCAATAATTAAGTTAAATGGTCCCCCCGGATCCCTTAATTCAAGCTAAACTCGCAGTTAACAGCTACGAAAAGGGTATCTACACGTTAATGCTAGCTGAAGCACGGCTTGCTGGATGGCGTTTCATTCCACTTTCCCAAGCACAAGACACAGGCAGAGTGCCGACATCATGCTCCTCTACGTCACGGGAGAAGTCGTGGCGCCTGATTTGCTGCATGAGTGGCCTGGGAGACACAGAAGTGGCATATTCAAATGCTGAGTCACCCACAGCTGGGCAGCATCAAACGGGAATAACTTATTCACCGGGTGAGCTTACTTCCTTGGTCACTACGTCATTAGGAAGCAATTCAAGGTATTTCTCAGACAAGCATTTCAGGAAAACACAAATCCCGTGCCATAACCACAATAATCTAATCATGCAGAAATCCCTAAGCATTCGTGTTTAAAAGGTCATACCATGGGACCAATCTGAAAAGAAACACAAGTACGGGAGTATTTACTGGGGGAACTTCtcgtttttctgtattttccaaattttctatagCGCATATATTCTTAATATAGGAACAAAAACTATTTGGAAATGGCTTAATCCAACAGACAAGCACAAACACAAATCAAGAAGGTATTATGGCTACTAACCACGTTGGCCCGGACATCACGTAGTAGATAGTTGGCCTCTGGAACCCATTGAAAGTAGAAGCAGCAGCAACTGTGTAAGCACCCATGTTTTCAAACAGCATCCAATCACCCACATGCATTTCTGGCAGGTCACAGCGCTCAACGATCCGATCAAGGCCATCACACGTTGGCCCCCATATGCTAGATGAATAGTACTTCTCATCTGGCTTGGGTCTCTACGTTtaaaagacacagagagaaaggtgCTACTTACGTTTGCTATGCCCAATCATCTTGTTTTAGACAAAACATTAGCTCGGAAGTTACCTTTTGCAGAAGAGGCTTGACATGTGCGTGATCATAAAGGATGCAATTAAATGACCCATATACTCCATCATTCACGTAGTACATAAAGGTCTGTTCACTTGATTCATCTTCATCTGGAAAGGCAGAGTAAGCCTAATCAGGACCTTTTGACAGCCACATTTCAGTTATATACGCAATGACCGTGCCCTTTATACATACCATCAGAGCCTGTCTGTTCCTTTAGCACAAGTTTCTTGGCGATGATATTAACGGCTAGAGTGAAAGCTGATGCAACGTAGTATCTGCCTGGCTCAGCTATGATTTTCACTCCAGAATCTGACGGAAAATACTTGTCCAATGCTGGATTGATTACACTGGTGATCTGTGAGAATGAGACACAACAGAGTCGTCATTCGTTATGGGGAAATTCCCACGGAGGAGAAAGATTACAGTGCTTTGTAACACAATGTAATAAAAAACAATTCAGAGAAACCATCAGCAGAAAGGTTTGTCATCaagtaaaaaaagcaaaataaagatcTCCCTAAAAGCCAGTCTGTATATCCTTGTACTTTTATTTTGACTCCCCTCCAGATACCCTTTCTATCCCTAGAGCAAGATGCTATGAGTATTAAATGAGTTgaggttgagtcaattctgactcatggtgactccacgtgtgtcagagggttttcactggcttttcagaagtagactgccaggcctttcctccaattATCAAGAGATAGTACAAAACATACAGTGCATTTTTAGAGCAGTGTACAACATAGGAAGTAAactctaatgtaaactatggacttcagttaataacaaCATATCCATATTAGTTCCACTgtttaacaaatgtaccacaggaatgcaagatattAACACTAGGGGAAACTGCAGGGGAAGATGGGAACTCCACGTACTCTCTGTACAATGTctttgtaaacctaaaactgctctaagaaataaagtctatttaaaaatagaaaaaaaaaaaagtacaaaacaaaTTTATTACCAAGTATTACCAAATACTTGCTCAAGTATTTTTATTCAGCAAATACAcatcaaaaggataaaaaaatttCTATCCTGCCTACCTCACATAATTTTTGAAGAACACAtctattttaaaaactcaagCACCACATATAATGGTTTAACTTCCGATGTGACTAGACATTAAAAAGTATTGTAAGGGAAGGAATTACAAATTGTTGCAAAGCACATTTGGGGTAATGACATACTAAAGTCAGTACGTTCTCTAGTATTTCTACAGGAAGCTAATTATAAACAAAGTATgagttaacatttaaaaaaaaaaaaaaaacattcttacTGTAATCAGCTGGCACCcaaaattttggaaaaatcaACTCATACATGTGTATAGCCCTTTTGATATTAGCTAAAATACTTAAgctttgaaatatatattttttttaactgctaaAACAGTTAATATTAGTTTTGTTATAAAGTACCTCTTCAAATTTAAGCTTCACATCCTCAGATCCAGGAAAGCCACCACCAATATCCAGCAGATACATGTTGAAACCAACCTCATCCTAGAGTTAAGAAAAGTAAGAAGTCAATCAAACAGCTAGATTTTAAcaagtaataaaatatatatatgtagcagATAGACGGAAACTAGTTATCACCAGTCCGGCCCACCCCACTGCATTGAACTGGCCCTGGCACTTGAGGTTTACATATACTTACTCCCATGTCGAAGACACAGCGGGCATCAGAGATTGCTTGCACGAAGGTCTCAGGGTCGGTACAGCCACTTCCCACATGGAAGCtggagtaaaagaaagaaaatggaaaacaaactgATTCTATTTCTTAAATCACCCTttacagggggagaaaatgtcTAAAATCCAACTGCCTAATTTCTTAAGCTGCTAATTACGCCACCCACAAGATCTCACCTGACACCGACGACGTCAATATTCAGCTCTTTAGCTCGTTCTAAAAGAAGCCTGCTGGTTTTGAGTGTGGCACCAAATTTAACACTCAGGCGACAGACTGCTTTGGAATCATCAGTGGCAATCCGCAAAACCAACCTGAAAGCAAGAAAAGTACAAAAGACTGAGGACAACACATCACTTACGCTTACCTAAAGAGCGCCCCTTCTTAAATATCGGCTCAGCTACTCTGGTTTGAGTCTAATATGGTTCTACtagtcaataaaaaaacaaaaccaagcccactgctgagtcaattctgacttatagcgaccctatagaacagagcagaactgcaccatggggctttttgaaggagtggctggtggattcgaactgccaaccttttggttaccagctgagctcttaaccaccgtaccaccagggctcctatcaatCAAAGAGGATTTAAGttattttctactctgtctctaacCCACTACACACAGATGACTACAGAAACTAAATAATTGAAAATTTGAGCATGGGCCGAATATATACCTCCCACACCCCACCTTCCTTCAAACGGAGGAAGAACTCACTTTGCCTTTGGATGTGCCCTGGCAACTTTCATCAGCTCCACCTCGCTATCAAAAGTCATCATCTGAACTCCATTACTGGCAGCATACTTAATTTGAGATACTTGTTTACAAGGATTTGCGTAGATTATCCTCTCTGGAGGCACACCGAGACTCTGCACCAACTGTATTTCAGTCTGAAAAAAAAGTGTGGCATCACACTATTCATATGTAGCTAATGCACGGAATCAGTAAACAGAACACGAGAAGCTGTCACTTCCCCATTAGCACCTACTGTCCTAGACCTAGAACTATGATCTGCTTTGGGGAAACGGGGTCATCTGATACATTCACTTCCAAATCCTGCTGCTTCTGCTTACCTTGCTAGCACAGTCAAATCCTGTCCCAATGGCAGCCAGGGTCTTCACTATGGCTCTGCTGTCATTACATTTGACTGCATAAAAGGGGGTGACACGAGGGAGAGCTTTTAACCACCTCAGGTGTTTCTTCAGGATGTCTCCAAGGTCCGCAACATAGAAGGCATCTTTATCATCCTAAAATAAAAGCGGTTACAGGTTTACTCTTTGGAACTCTTATAAGTAACCATTTCCCTTCCAAGACGCCAAATTAAAATGCCGCCTCCCTTCTGAGGCCCCATCACTCTCAGTGAATACCACTCTTTGAGTCTAGTCACTGATGTGTGTATCACTGTTATTACTGGGCAATCCACAGCCAATTACTTTCTAAAGTCCCTAACGAGACATGAACGCTCCATTACATTTCTTCAAGACCTCACTGAAGTTTCCCATTCTTCTGCCCGATGCCCACACAGCTGCACTGCCAGCAGCGTCCTAACGTACTTACCGAAGAAGAAACTTCATTAATTTTTTGGTCCAGAATGTCCTTGGCAGTAAAACCTTCATCAAGGAAATGGCAGTCAAACTCTTCATTACTGAAGTTGTTCATGGTGTCTGGATGTCCTCTGAAACACAAAAAAACCGCTTagcaatgtgatttttaaaaagatcaaccTGCGACAAAAGTGTAAATTGAATACTTACATGGAAAACTGTAAGAGAGATTTTAAACAAACTATTTCCAGCTTTTCACAAAGGCAATTCTCCAGGAATTCCACGTTCCACTGATTAATAACCTTGTACCCTTGGTCCAGCAGTGGGAACGTTCTGCTACAACAGAAACACACAGAATTTGCTGTCTACCTTAGGAACACATCACACGTTCGGGAACATCAGGACCAGGCACTGACTGCACACGCACACAGTAGGTAAGGCACCcaaagtcagtcagtcagtcagtcactgTCTTGGGAATCCAAATTACTCTTAGGTGTAACTCACATGACTCCATCTACCTCCGCAGTATCCAATGATGCCATGGATTCAAAATTTTAGGATTTTCCAAAACAGCACACCAAAATTCCATAGCTAGCACTATACATCTCAAGATAAGTATTTCAAAGATTCATGCCGAAACAGTATAGCATGAGGTCTCATAAGTTTATCTGCACTCAGTGCGTTGatatggggggaaaaaaggctTTATAACGGTCAGCCTGCTTTACTTCCTGGAACAGTTTCAGCTCTTAGAAACTTAAAATGGCACTACAGCCACTATCAAAAAAGTTACCATATGAACATCCTGCCATTTCCGACTTTGGCTAAATCTTATACAAAGTAATTCTCAGTGACTAAAAGGCATCACAGAAATGTCTTGCGCATGCTAACATTTTGTATTACAGTTGCCGTATCCGATCAGAAATCAGCATCCTCGAACTGGTGCAGCTGACCAAATTAGTAGCTGTGGCAACCTGAACTGTCCTTACAGGCAGTCTAGTATTTGCTTAGCTATGAACGATAATCCTGCAGGAGTAATTTTTGACCAACTTTATGGGTTACGAAAATAAGCAAAAATGGTAAAAGTCACTGTTCTTGGCCTTTGTGAAACGTGACATTGGTGTTTAACAGTTATTTAATATTGTATTGTGTTTTACGTCAAAAttttcagagcaaattagttttccattcagcaAATTGTAaagtgttctgtgacattggttgaaatcCCTATAATGTCTGCATTTCCCCCGTCtcctttcatctggttttcctacccctttctaacttctcatttttacttctgggcaaatgttgcccttttggtctcgtataatTGTCTGTTGTACAGAGCACATTCTTTTCAGGTGTTACCGTTAaaattttataggcctgtcttatTGCTTGGCTGAAAGGTAGTTTCTGGGAATGGCTGCTATCCCAAGCCAgaggggtgtcttagggccacagtcttgagggttcctccagcctctatcaggcccgtaaatctggtcttttttatgatcttgattttttgttctacatttttctctcgctctgtctgggaccctctactgtgatctggTTGGAGCAGACATATTAAGTTACTTTTAAATGATTGGTTTTAACCTATTTAAATTCTGCCAggtagggtttctttttttccactgtgCAGCCCGCTTCAGTGCCTGCAGCCTATGGGAAAGGAGGCCAGGCAATGGTTCAGGGCTAC
The sequence above is drawn from the Elephas maximus indicus isolate mEleMax1 chromosome 12, mEleMax1 primary haplotype, whole genome shotgun sequence genome and encodes:
- the ODC1 gene encoding ornithine decarboxylase isoform X1, encoding MNNFSNEEFDCHFLDEGFTAKDILDQKINEVSSSDDKDAFYVADLGDILKKHLRWLKALPRVTPFYAVKCNDSRAIVKTLAAIGTGFDCASKTEIQLVQSLGVPPERIIYANPCKQVSQIKYAASNGVQMMTFDSEVELMKVARAHPKAKLVLRIATDDSKAVCRLSVKFGATLKTSRLLLERAKELNIDVVGVSFHVGSGCTDPETFVQAISDARCVFDMGDEVGFNMYLLDIGGGFPGSEDVKLKFEEITSVINPALDKYFPSDSGVKIIAEPGRYYVASAFTLAVNIIAKKLVLKEQTGSDDEDESSEQTFMYYVNDGVYGSFNCILYDHAHVKPLLQKRPKPDEKYYSSSIWGPTCDGLDRIVERCDLPEMHVGDWMLFENMGAYTVAAASTFNGFQRPTIYYVMSGPTWPLMQQIRRHDFSRDVEEHDVGTLPVSCAWESGMKRHPASRASASINV
- the ODC1 gene encoding ornithine decarboxylase isoform X2; protein product: MNNFSNEEFDCHFLDEGFTAKDILDQKINEVSSSDDKDAFYVADLGDILKKHLRWLKALPRVTPFYAVKCNDSRAIVKTLAAIGTGFDCASKTEIQLVQSLGVPPERIIYANPCKQVSQIKYAASNGVQMMTFDSEVELMKVARAHPKAKLVLRIATDDSKAVCRLSVKFGATLKTSRLLLERAKELNIDVVGVSFHVGSGCTDPETFVQAISDARCVFDMGDEVGFNMYLLDIGGGFPGSEDVKLKFEEITSVINPALDKYFPSDSGVKIIAEPGRYYVASAFTLAVNIIAKKLVLKEQTGSDDEDESSEQTFMYYVNDGVYGSFNCILYDHAHVKPLLQKRPKPDEKYYSSSIWGPTCDGLDRIVERCDLPEMHVGDWMLFENMGAYTVAAASTFNGFQRPTIYYVMSGPT